The following are encoded in a window of Phaseolus vulgaris cultivar G19833 chromosome 3, P. vulgaris v2.0, whole genome shotgun sequence genomic DNA:
- the LOC137805938 gene encoding spermidine synthase 1-like, translating to MASSVVVGQYLTKTPVQFENFDDENIVTSSANNGKKECNGTPKDTSPALPGWYADVSWPGEAHIYKMEKIIFQGKSEFQELLVFESSRHGKVAILDGYIQLTENDEFAYQEMLTHLALCSVPNPKKVLVVGGGDGGILREISRHSSVQHIDICEIDKMVIDVYKKFFPDIAVGYKDPRVHVHIRDGIAFINSVPKGTYDVIILDAFQPMGPIAEVLADKCFLDSVANALRAGGVLSAPADSLWHKNFVVADTIDKCKNIFKGSVNYAWTTVPTYASGVIGFMLCSTKGPPVNFKRPINPLNPEQNGVAKGPPKFYNSEIHSAAFCLPSFVDKAIDPKRY from the exons ATGGCCTCTAGTGTTGTTGTTGGTCAGTATCTGACTAAAACACCAGTGCAGTTTGAGAATTTTGATGATGAAAACATTGTAACATCATCTGCTAATAATGGAAAGAAGGAGTGTAATGGAACACCTAAAGACACATCTCCTGCACTTCCTGGGTGGTATGCTGATGTATCTTGGCCAG GAGAAGCGCACAtatataaaatggaaaaaatcaTATTCCAAGGAAAATCAGAATTCCAAGAGCTTCTTGTGTTTGAG TCATCCAGACATGGGAAGGTTGCAATTCTGGATGGGTATATCCAGCTGACAGAGAATGATGAATTTGCTTACCAAGAGATGCTCACTCACCTTGCACTCTGTTCCGTTCCAAATCCAAagaag GTACTGGTAGTTGGAGGGGGAGATGGTGGAATTCTTAGGGAAATATCACGTCATTCATCTGTTCAGCATATTGATATATGTGAAATAGACAAAATGGTGATTGAT GTTTATAAGAAGTTTTTCCCAGATATAGCGGTTGGTTACAAGGATCCCCGAGTACATGTTCATATCAGAGATG GAATTGCGTTCATCAATTCTGTTCCTAAGGGCACTTACGATGTCATTATATTGGATGCTTTTCAACCAATGG GACCTATTGCTGAAGTTCTTGCGGATAAATGCTTCTTAGATTCAGTAGCAAATGCTCTTCGAGCTGGTGGAGTGTTGTCTGCTCCAGCAGATAGCTTGTGGCATAAGAACTTTGTAGTTGCAGATACCATAGACAAATGCAAGAATATATTCAAAGGCTCTGTTAACTATGCTTGGACCACAGTTCCTACATATGCAAG TGGAGTGATTGGATTCATGCTTTGCTCCACAAAAGGTCCCCCGGTGAATTTCAAACGCCCAATAAATCCATTGAACCCAGAGCAAAATGGGGTAGCAAAGGGACCTCCTAAGTTTTATAACTCAGAG ATCCATTCTGCTGCATTCTGTCTTCCTTCTTTTGTCGACAAGGCTATTGATCCAAAAAGATATTGA